Proteins from one Arthrobacter sp. Soc17.1.1.1 genomic window:
- the chvE gene encoding multiple monosaccharide ABC transporter substrate-binding protein: MNRKYLAGIAAASILTLSLTACGGSRGGGDAAAEGGSNEGAKIGVAMPTQQSERWIADGENVKSQLEDLGYEVDLQFANDDIPTQVSQIENMINGGVKALVIASIDGTTLTSVLDQAESQDIPVIAYDRLINESDTVDYYTTFDNEEVGVQQATSLLTGLGILDAEGKETGAAGPFDVELFAGSPDDNNATFFWNGAMKTLQPYLDSGVLRVPSGQTDFEQAAILRWLPDTAQDRMEDLLTVGGGERLEGVLSPYDGLSIGIISALTSGGYATDDLPVVTGQDAEVGSVKSIIAGEQYSTIFKDVRELGKQAVTMVDALMKGEEPEVNDTETYDNGVKVVPSYLLESQIVTVDNYEAALVETEYYTEDELK; encoded by the coding sequence ATGAATCGGAAATACCTGGCCGGCATCGCGGCCGCCAGCATCCTGACCCTCAGCCTCACCGCATGCGGTGGCAGCAGGGGCGGCGGCGACGCCGCTGCCGAGGGCGGGTCCAACGAGGGCGCCAAGATCGGCGTGGCCATGCCGACGCAGCAGTCCGAGCGCTGGATCGCCGACGGCGAGAACGTCAAGAGCCAGCTGGAGGACCTCGGCTACGAGGTGGACCTCCAGTTCGCGAACGACGACATCCCCACGCAGGTCAGCCAGATCGAGAACATGATCAACGGCGGCGTGAAGGCCCTCGTCATCGCGTCGATCGACGGCACCACGCTCACGAGCGTCCTCGACCAGGCCGAGTCGCAGGACATCCCGGTCATCGCCTACGACCGCCTCATCAACGAGTCTGACACCGTCGACTACTACACCACCTTCGACAACGAGGAGGTCGGCGTCCAGCAGGCCACCTCGCTGCTGACCGGCCTCGGCATCCTCGACGCCGAGGGCAAGGAGACCGGCGCGGCCGGTCCGTTCGACGTCGAGCTCTTCGCCGGCAGCCCCGACGACAACAACGCGACGTTCTTCTGGAACGGCGCCATGAAGACCCTGCAGCCCTACCTCGACAGCGGTGTGCTCCGCGTCCCCAGCGGGCAGACCGACTTCGAGCAGGCCGCCATCCTCCGCTGGCTGCCCGACACGGCCCAGGACCGCATGGAGGACCTGCTCACCGTCGGCGGCGGCGAGCGCCTCGAAGGCGTGCTCTCCCCGTACGACGGCCTGTCCATCGGGATCATCTCGGCGCTGACCTCCGGCGGCTACGCCACCGACGACCTGCCCGTCGTCACGGGCCAGGACGCCGAGGTGGGTTCGGTGAAGTCGATCATCGCCGGCGAGCAGTACTCGACGATCTTCAAGGACGTCCGCGAGCTCGGCAAGCAGGCCGTCACCATGGTCGACGCCCTCATGAAGGGCGAGGAGCCCGAGGTGAACGACACCGAGACGTACGACAACGGCGTCAAGGTGGTCCCGTCCTACCTCCTCGAGTCGCAGATCGTCACGGTCGACAACTACGAGGCCGCGCTCGTCGAGACCGAGTACTACACCGAGGACGAGCTCAAGTAG